A section of the Anaerolineae bacterium genome encodes:
- a CDS encoding response regulator transcription factor, which produces MSEQRIMIVDDHEVVRLGLRDLLTHKGGFEVVAEARTAKEAIEKAELHQPDVILMDIRLPGASGIEACAAIKQKYPHIKIIMLTSYEEDEMLFSALRAGAETYLLKQIDGQSLIQAIEAVGRDEVLLDPSVTKRVLDEVRRAKRQEEAEAFADLTAQEMQVLNLVSEGKTNREIAQALFLGEGTVRNYVSNILSKLNVSNRAEAAAYAVQHHLKDYL; this is translated from the coding sequence ATGTCAGAACAGCGTATCATGATCGTGGACGATCACGAGGTTGTCCGCCTGGGTCTCCGGGACCTGTTGACTCACAAGGGCGGTTTTGAAGTCGTCGCCGAGGCTCGTACCGCCAAAGAAGCGATCGAGAAAGCCGAGCTGCACCAGCCTGATGTGATCCTGATGGACATCCGGCTGCCGGGCGCCAGTGGTATTGAAGCCTGCGCAGCCATCAAGCAGAAGTACCCCCACATCAAGATCATCATGCTCACCTCGTACGAGGAAGACGAGATGCTGTTCTCCGCCCTGCGGGCTGGCGCGGAAACCTACCTGCTCAAGCAAATCGACGGCCAGAGCCTGATCCAGGCGATTGAAGCCGTGGGTCGCGATGAAGTGCTTCTCGATCCCAGCGTCACCAAACGCGTGCTGGATGAGGTACGCCGGGCCAAACGGCAGGAGGAAGCCGAAGCCTTTGCTGATCTGACCGCGCAGGAAATGCAGGTGCTCAACCTGGTTTCGGAGGGCAAGACCAACCGCGAGATTGCCCAGGCGTTATTCCTGGGGGAAGGCACCGTGCGCAATTACGTCAGCAACATTCTCAGTAAATTGAATGTCTCCAATCGTGCTGAGGCGGCGGCGTATGCGGTTCAGCACCACCTCAAGGACTATCTCTAG
- a CDS encoding DUF971 domain-containing protein has product MMAILPARVDLDRAAGELRITWRDGRVCVYPLSNLREACPCAECRGGHAFMGRAYDPQDILALKPARSYRVERVDQVGNYALQFLWDDGHQAGIYTWDYLYRLCPSDSSGS; this is encoded by the coding sequence ATGATGGCGATACTTCCAGCTCGCGTTGATCTTGATCGCGCTGCCGGGGAACTGCGGATCACCTGGCGTGATGGGCGCGTGTGTGTGTATCCGCTGAGCAACTTGCGCGAGGCATGCCCGTGCGCGGAGTGTCGCGGCGGGCACGCCTTTATGGGCCGGGCATACGATCCGCAGGATATCCTTGCGCTGAAGCCTGCGCGGTCGTATCGGGTCGAGCGGGTAGACCAGGTGGGGAATTATGCGCTGCAGTTCCTCTGGGATGACGGCCACCAGGCGGGGATTTACACCTGGGACTATCTCTACCGGCTCTGTCCATCCGATTCATCCGGGTCATGA
- a CDS encoding DUF4332 domain-containing protein, with amino-acid sequence MTKWCRAVVAVTLVIAGAVIATILGWWLWRLLQGKEETAEARWVPPQRPAERNIPVPFPDDLVQPIQSALETEITPAVARLAVQADDLTRIDGIGPKYAEGLARLGVTTFAQLSQQDADELAARLKAQGLRIIGDRIRQEDWIGQAARLAGGQ; translated from the coding sequence ATGACCAAGTGGTGCAGGGCTGTCGTTGCCGTAACGCTGGTCATTGCCGGGGCCGTCATCGCTACGATCCTGGGCTGGTGGTTGTGGCGCCTGTTGCAGGGCAAGGAGGAAACCGCAGAGGCCCGATGGGTGCCTCCTCAGCGCCCAGCCGAACGGAACATTCCGGTACCTTTCCCGGATGATCTGGTGCAACCGATACAGTCAGCACTGGAGACTGAGATAACTCCGGCCGTCGCGCGTCTGGCGGTCCAGGCGGACGATCTGACCCGCATTGACGGTATTGGCCCCAAATATGCCGAGGGCCTGGCCCGGCTGGGCGTGACCACGTTTGCCCAGTTGAGCCAGCAGGATGCCGATGAGCTGGCGGCCCGGTTGAAGGCGCAGGGGTTGCGTATCATCGGCGACCGCATCCGGCAGGAAGACTGGATCGGGCAGGCGGCCCGATTGGCCGGTGGACAGTAA
- the cax gene encoding calcium/proton exchanger: MLNLNLLLLAGLIAIAVEWLGLLGGVHGNEVLIFATSALAIIPLAGLIGQATEELASRLGTQISGLLNATLGNAAELIITIFALRAGLTELVKASIVGSILGNLLLVAGFSLLLGGLKQGRQIFNQRQAGMNATLVVLAFLALAIPSLFDAALVEVNALQSELLFSEGVAIILIVLYGLSLLYALRDPENRTASHSGAHVPQWSVSQAVAVLAAATLGIVIMSEFLVRSVEPVVAQLGWTEFFVGIIIVPIVGNVAEHLVAVQVAMKNQMDLSLNISLGSSLQIALFVAPVLVFVSLLFQNKLLLVFNPYELIALSAASFIAALVALDGESNWLEGAMLLAVYLILALAFFVLPGSAPAAL; encoded by the coding sequence CTGCTCAATCTGAACCTCCTGTTGCTGGCGGGCCTGATCGCCATAGCGGTCGAGTGGCTGGGCCTGTTGGGAGGAGTGCACGGCAATGAAGTCCTGATCTTTGCCACATCAGCCCTGGCGATTATCCCGCTGGCCGGGCTGATCGGCCAGGCGACGGAGGAACTGGCCAGCCGGCTGGGGACGCAGATCAGCGGCTTGCTCAACGCCACGCTGGGCAACGCCGCCGAACTGATCATCACCATCTTCGCCCTCAGGGCCGGTTTGACCGAACTGGTCAAAGCCTCAATTGTTGGCTCGATTCTGGGCAATCTGCTTCTGGTGGCGGGCTTCAGCCTGCTGCTGGGCGGTCTGAAGCAGGGTCGCCAGATATTCAACCAGCGGCAGGCTGGCATGAACGCCACGCTGGTGGTGCTGGCTTTTCTGGCCCTGGCGATTCCGTCATTGTTTGACGCTGCTCTGGTTGAGGTCAACGCGCTGCAATCGGAACTGCTCTTTAGCGAGGGGGTGGCGATCATCCTGATCGTGCTGTATGGCCTGAGTCTGCTTTATGCATTGCGCGATCCTGAGAACCGGACAGCATCTCATAGCGGGGCGCACGTGCCGCAGTGGAGCGTTTCCCAGGCTGTCGCCGTGCTGGCTGCCGCGACGCTTGGCATCGTGATCATGAGCGAGTTTCTGGTCAGGTCGGTTGAGCCGGTGGTGGCGCAGCTTGGCTGGACGGAGTTCTTTGTAGGCATCATCATTGTGCCGATTGTCGGCAATGTGGCCGAGCATCTGGTGGCTGTGCAGGTGGCGATGAAGAACCAGATGGACCTGAGCCTCAACATTTCGCTTGGCTCAAGCCTGCAGATTGCGCTGTTTGTCGCGCCGGTGCTGGTGTTTGTCAGCCTGTTGTTCCAGAACAAACTGCTGCTGGTGTTTAACCCCTACGAGCTGATTGCGCTCTCTGCAGCGTCCTTCATTGCGGCGCTGGTGGCCCTGGATGGGGAGTCGAACTGGCTGGAAGGGGCCATGCTGCTGGCGGTATACCTGATCCTGGCGCTGGCGTTCTTTGTCCTGCCGGGGAGCGCTCCGGCGGCTCTGTAA
- a CDS encoding LysM peptidoglycan-binding domain-containing protein encodes MASPVLAQGGTGQTTVHVVQRGETLYRIALAYGTSVEAIAQTNSLTDVTNIQVGQRLIIPSGPVNASVRTAGRHIVQPGETLAHIALRYGTTTEILAALNSVVNPARLYVGQTLDVSQMAPGHPPLTNGYTVTVAPGETLYRIALRHHASLNAIMRANGLKSPARIFPGQQILIPGPAEAPALQVLPAPLVELTLAPLPVEVGRSLRVRVVSAEPVTISGRFLDRDLVFFPEADGRTYTAFYGVYAFTPPGTYPLVLTLITGDNTSTMFSTELRVADGRYSNETITVPESQEALLDPAVNSAEHELIAGIMRGHTPERYFDGVMGLPAAAPVTSPFGTRRSYNGGAYDRFHTGTDFGGPPGAPIYAPADGRVALVDTLNIYGLFTIIDHGQGVFTAYAHQTESYVQVGQQVEAGEVIGTIGNSGRSVGPHLHWELWVNGVETDAIQWTRFDFVAD; translated from the coding sequence ATGGCCAGCCCGGTTCTGGCCCAGGGTGGCACCGGCCAGACCACTGTTCATGTAGTGCAGCGGGGCGAGACGCTATACCGGATTGCCCTTGCCTATGGCACTTCAGTTGAGGCTATTGCCCAGACCAACAGCCTTACCGATGTGACCAACATTCAGGTCGGGCAACGGCTGATCATCCCCAGCGGGCCAGTCAATGCCAGCGTGCGAACAGCCGGCCGCCATATCGTGCAGCCGGGCGAGACGCTGGCCCATATCGCCCTGCGCTATGGCACGACGACAGAAATCCTTGCTGCGTTGAACAGCGTGGTTAACCCGGCGCGGCTTTACGTCGGTCAGACCCTGGATGTCAGCCAGATGGCGCCGGGGCATCCGCCGCTGACAAACGGCTACACGGTGACCGTCGCCCCCGGCGAGACGCTGTACCGCATTGCCCTGCGCCACCATGCTTCACTCAACGCCATCATGCGCGCCAACGGTCTGAAATCGCCGGCGCGGATCTTCCCCGGCCAGCAAATCCTGATTCCCGGCCCAGCTGAAGCCCCGGCGCTTCAGGTGTTGCCGGCGCCGCTGGTGGAGCTGACACTGGCCCCACTGCCGGTTGAAGTCGGGCGCAGCCTCCGGGTGAGGGTGGTTAGCGCCGAACCGGTGACGATCAGCGGCCGCTTCCTCGACCGGGACCTGGTCTTCTTTCCGGAGGCCGATGGACGGACTTATACCGCCTTTTATGGTGTCTATGCATTCACGCCGCCGGGGACTTACCCTTTGGTCCTGACGCTGATCACCGGTGACAACACCAGCACGATGTTTTCAACCGAGTTACGGGTGGCCGATGGCCGGTACAGCAATGAAACGATTACCGTCCCGGAGAGCCAGGAGGCACTCCTGGATCCGGCGGTGAACAGCGCCGAGCATGAGCTGATTGCCGGGATCATGCGCGGCCATACCCCGGAGCGGTACTTTGATGGCGTGATGGGGCTGCCCGCCGCCGCGCCGGTGACTTCCCCCTTTGGCACCCGGCGTTCGTATAACGGCGGCGCCTACGACCGCTTCCATACCGGGACGGATTTTGGCGGCCCGCCCGGCGCGCCGATCTATGCCCCGGCGGACGGGCGCGTGGCTCTGGTCGATACCCTCAATATCTATGGCCTGTTCACGATCATTGACCATGGACAGGGGGTATTCACCGCCTACGCGCACCAGACGGAGAGTTACGTTCAGGTCGGGCAACAGGTCGAAGCCGGGGAGGTGATCGGCACCATCGGCAATTCCGGTCGGTCGGTTGGCCCCCATCTGCACTGGGAGCTGTGGGTCAATGGGGTGGAGACCGATGCAATCCAGTGGACGCGTTTTGACTTCGTGGCGGATTGA
- a CDS encoding DUF192 domain-containing protein, translating into MSDRTGRWRILRKEDGTILLARVRWCDGFWCKFRGLMFRRELPEDEGLLFVYNRESRTDTAIHMLFMRFAIATVWLNAEGVVVDKVLARPWRLVYAPREPARYFVEASPSLLDRVMIGDRLIFDEVVGA; encoded by the coding sequence ATGAGCGACCGCACCGGTCGGTGGCGTATCCTGCGCAAGGAGGATGGTACTATCCTCCTTGCGCGGGTCAGGTGGTGCGACGGCTTCTGGTGCAAGTTCCGGGGGTTGATGTTCCGCCGGGAATTGCCCGAAGATGAGGGACTGCTTTTTGTGTACAACCGGGAGAGTCGGACGGATACGGCCATCCACATGCTGTTCATGCGTTTTGCCATTGCCACCGTCTGGCTGAATGCCGAAGGGGTTGTGGTGGACAAGGTGCTGGCCAGACCCTGGCGGCTGGTCTATGCCCCGCGCGAGCCAGCCCGCTACTTTGTCGAGGCGTCCCCGTCATTACTGGATCGTGTTATGATTGGCGACCGTTTGATCTTCGACGAGGTTGTGGGGGCGTAA